From one Lycium barbarum isolate Lr01 chromosome 6, ASM1917538v2, whole genome shotgun sequence genomic stretch:
- the LOC132645781 gene encoding uncharacterized protein LOC132645781 gives MAASSPSNYSQQPHFSVPQRPSKTVKQQHSSKSRSNIFLKSVVVMIVLVVIPLFPSQAPDFITQRIVTQFWELFHLLFIGIVVCYGLFCKRSSNKTYAETQYSRFDSSEVYASGMSNVASIFDVGVENYCGFDEKRVIPNWDAQILHHGSREQERFELVEGEKIRSFSDENGAEFFCGSGDKRVIQNWDSQFLHYGYRGQERSNLDESEKSRSFAGIDGVENTEGFNEREVAQVWNSQYFYGESMVVVANGNYGVEKVSHIDHRPLGLPVRSLRDRALNAEKPESIHEDSVNSGSSSGSIGYEVRGEKIRGMDPINLRRKFEEASGPRQVSWRSRSQRRELEGVNTGRPPSHSRPHSVGQLEFGHLKSRSFSKPVSSRTSPTSSSPTITSPSSSFSSENGGVEMPLSDPHYAFESVPVPISQQKGTSIGESAVLTSNVKQSSDVSCSEMNVLLRDDYEEDEKKMKMSPSSREARHVQGHPHSKSHSAGETEFEQHQEPWSFWNRVRSQIVPNSSSPRVISPASPEMENSRKQDLERLKNVKPPPLQVSQPAARSVNDAAAFVASKTRRSTVGSSSEFDMLRTSKDKLKDVAPLNGEATYHTSKSRAFSTGSSSEITMQECSKDKLKHISKDLKQDSSYTQKQSVNSLVSDVKQPVAVKISPRGKSVRTVRSRRSYIDRSKRKVDCPKEGGDINEVICDQFDTISSLKCINEEEDSLPPVNPRKGILDSSGPIPSSAVFESEPAAKQHFPNTDIVESKQNSESKGNSKSVLTNSHMSSDEEADFDLADDVDLGSEVDRKAGEFIAKFREQIRLQKIESFRRTSG, from the coding sequence ATGGCAGCATCTTCACCTTCAAACTATTCCCAGCAACCCCATTTTTCAGTTCCTCAAAGACCCTCAAAAACAGTTAAGCAGCAGCATTCAAGTAAGTCTCGTTCTAACATTTTCTTGAAATCTGTAGTGGTCATGATTGTTCTTGTTGTTATTCCACTTTTTCCTTCCCAAGCTCCTGACTTTATAACTCAGAGGATAGTAACTCAGTTTTGGGAGCTTTTTCATCTTTTGTTTATTGGCATTGTTGTCTGTTATGGTTTGTTTTGTAAAAGAAGTAGTAACAAGACTTATGCTGAAACACAATATTCAAGATTTGATAGTTCGGAGGTATATGCTTCTGGGATGTCTAATGTAGCTTCAATTTTTGATGTTGGGGTTGAAAATTATTGTGGGTTTGATGAGAAAAGAGTGATTCCAAATTGGGATGCTCAAATCTTGCATCATGGAAGTAGGGAACAGGAAAGGTTTGAGCTTGTTGAGGGTGAAAAAATTAGATCTTTTTCAGATGAAAATGGAGCTGAATTTTTTTGTGGGTCTGGTGACAAAAGAGTGATCCAAAATTGGGATTCTCAGTTTTTGCATTATGGGTATAGGGGCCAAGAAAGGTCTAATCTTGATGAAAGTGAGAAAAGTAGATCCTTTGCAGGTATAGATGGGGTCGAAAACACGGAGGGGTTTAATGAGAGGGAAGTAGCTCAAGTTTGGAATTCTCAGTACTTTTATGGTGAATCTATGGTGGTTGTTGCCAATGGAAACTATGGGGTTGAAAAGGTATCCCACATTGACCATAGACCTTTAGGCTTGCCGGTTAGGAGCCTGAGAGACAGAGCTTTGAATGCTGAAAAACCTGAATCTATTCATGAAGATTCTGTTAATTCAGGAAGTTCTTCTGGTAGTATTGGTTATGAAGTTAGAGGGGAGAAGATAAGAGGTATGGATCCCATCAATTTGAGGAGGAAGTTTGAGGAAGCTTCTGGACCTCGCCAAGTTTCATGGCGCTCGAGGTCTCAAAGGAGGGAGCTAGAAGGAGTGAATACGGGTAGACCGCCTTCACATTCTAGACCTCACTCGGTTGGTCAATTGGAGTTTGGGCATCTTAAGTCTAGGTCATTCAGTAAACCGGTATCCTCTCGGACTAGTCCTACTTCTTCTTCACCAACTATTACCTCGCCTTCATCCTCTTTCTCTTCAGAAAATGGAGGTGTTGAAATGCCACTTTCTGACCCACATTATGCTTTTGAGAGTGTACCCGTTCCAATTTCACAACAGAAAGGAACATCCATTGGAGAATCAGCAGTTTTAACTTCAAATGTCAAACAATCTAGCGACGTGTCATGTTCAGAAATGAATGTGCTGCTGAGAGATGACTATGAAGAGGATGAAAAAAAGATGAAAATGAGTCCTTCCAGCAGAGAAGCACGCCATGTTCAAGGTCATCCACATTCTAAGTCTCACTCTGCTGGAGAAACTGAGTTTGAGCAGCATCAAGAGCCATGGTCATTCTGGAATCGAGTACGCTCTCAAATTGTTCCCAATTCTTCTTCGCCCAGAGTGATCTCACCCGCCTCTCCAGAAATGGAGAACTCCAGAAAGCAAGACCTTGAGAGACTCAAGAATGTCAAGCCTCCACCCCTCCAAGTTAGTCAACCAGCAGCGAGATCAGTGAATGATGCAGCTGCATTCGTTGCTTCAAAGACTCGACGATCTACAGTTGGTTCTTCCTCAGAGTTTGATATGCTTCGTACATCTAAAGATAAACTGAAGGATGTTGCACCTCTGAATGGTGAAGCAACATACCATACCTCAAAGTCTCGAGCATTTAGCACTGGTTCTTCTTCAGAAATAACCATGCAGGAATGTTCAAAAGATAAATTGAAGCATATCAGCAAGGATCTTAAACAGGATTCTTCATACACACAAAAACAAAGTGTCAACTCCTTGGTCTCGGATGTGAAACAGCCAGTAGCTGTGAAAATTTCGCCAAGGGGAAAATCAGTCAGAACAGTTAGATCTCGAAGAAGTTATATTGATAGATCAAAAAGAAAGGTAGATTGTCCAAAAGAAGGTGGAGATATAAATGAGGTAATTTGTGATCAATTTGACACAATTTCATCCTTGAAATGCATCAATGAAGAAGAGGATTCATTACCACCAGTCAATCCCAGGAAAGGCATTCTTGACAGCAGTGGCCCAATTCCAAGCTCAGCAGTCTTTGAAAGTGAGCCTGCAGCAAAGCAACATTTTCCAAATACAGATATTGTGGAGTCCAAGCAGAACTCAGAATCCAAAGGGAACTCAAAGAGTGTGTTAACTAATTCTCACATGAGTTCAGATGAAGAAGCTGACTTTGACCTTGCTGATGATGTGGATCTAGGAAGTGAGGTTGATAGAAAAGCTGGTGAATTCATTGCCAAGTTCAGAGAACAGATTAGGCTTCAGAAAATTGAATCATTTCGACGGACCAGTGGTTAG
- the LOC132644472 gene encoding putative late blight resistance protein homolog R1A-4 — MGVKSRSHLIAQTRNMQNKGSSASCRLNLLLDLIIVIDLLVLYLLQKIKNKNVLPKHVGELWNVQTLIVNTQQINLVIQVDIWNMPRLRLPFGHLHTNTSAKLPTPVSPKTSKFSIVNQSLQTLSTIAPESCTEDVLSRAPNLKKLGIRGKISKLLEPNKSELFNNVKKLQCLENLKLINVGQTDQKQLRLPPAYIFPPKLRKLTLLGTWLEWDDMSVLGQLEYLHVLKLKENAFKGEHWEPKVGGFRSLLVLWIERTDLACWIASGDHFPRLKRLVVVSCDKLQEIPIGLADIRSFQVMELQNSTKPAAKSARVIQAKKDKQTAAKTQRFDLSIFPPDL, encoded by the exons ATGGGCGTAAAGTCACGGTCACATTTGATAGCTCAAACACGTAACATGCAAAATAAGGGTAGTTCGGCATCCTG TCGTCTCAACCTCCTTCTTGACCTCATCATAGTGATTGATCTATTGGTG TTATATCTTttgcaaaaaatcaaaaataaaaatgTCCTTCCTAAACATGTTGGTGAGCTTTGGAACGTACAAACCCTCATCGTCAACACGCAACAGATCAATCTTGTTATTCAAGTAGACATATGGAACATGCCTCGGCTGAG gctccccttcggGCATCTGCACACTAACACGTCTGCTAAATTGCCTACGCCTGTTTCCCCCAAAACTAGTAAATTTTCTATTGTAAATCAAAGCCTGCAAACCCTCTCTACAATTGCACCAGAAAGCTGCACGGAAGATGTTCTCTCGAGGGCTCCAAACTTGAAAAAACTGGGCATTCGTGGGAAAATATCTAAGCTACTAGAACCAAATAAGTCCGAATTGTTCAACAATGTTAAGAAGCTGCAATGTCTTGAGAACTTGAAGCTGATAAATGTTGGTCAAACAGATCAGAAACAATTACGCCTTCCTCCAGCATATATATTTCCGCCAAAGTTGAGGAAGCTGACATTATTAGGCACCTGGTTGGAGTGGGATGATATGTCTGTATTGGGTCAGTTGGAGTACCTTCACGTCTTGAAGCTGAAAGAGAATGCATTTAAGGGAGAGCATTGGGAACCAAAGGTTGGAGGTTTTCGTTCCCTACTAGTGTTATGGATCGAAAGGACAGATTTAGCTTGTTGGATTGCTTCAGGCGATCACTTTCCAAGACTTAAGCGTCTTGTTGTCGTATCATGTGACAAACTTCAGGAGATCCCCATTGGCCTGGCTGATATACGCAGCTTCCAAGTGATGGAGTTGCAAAATTCCACCAAACCAGCAGCAAAATCTGCCCGGGTTATACAAGCCAAAAAAGACAAGCAAACCGCTGCTAAAACCCAAAGATTCGACCTTTCTATATTCCCTCCTGATCTCTGA